Proteins co-encoded in one Kutzneria chonburiensis genomic window:
- a CDS encoding LysE family transporter: protein MLDVLWLGLVLGTGAALSVGPIFVTILHESATRGFTAGMRVILGSATADLVLLLPALLLSQVIAAVAGAALWVAVAGAVFMTGLAAFALRDAIKLWRGHMPEIDGGWAFWKGLLSNLLNPLSWTFWLATGTPTMLAAQHSGGWPGLLLFTVVWFVTASGLEGVLAFAVSRSGRRIGHRGQAGLSAASAALFLGLAGFLLVRV, encoded by the coding sequence GTGCTCGATGTGCTGTGGCTGGGACTGGTGCTGGGCACGGGGGCCGCGCTGTCGGTCGGGCCGATCTTCGTCACGATCCTGCACGAGTCGGCGACGCGGGGCTTCACCGCCGGGATGCGGGTGATCCTGGGCTCGGCAACGGCCGATCTGGTGCTGCTGCTGCCGGCGCTGCTGCTGTCCCAGGTGATCGCCGCGGTGGCCGGCGCGGCGCTGTGGGTGGCGGTGGCCGGCGCGGTGTTCATGACCGGCCTGGCCGCGTTCGCGCTCCGGGACGCGATCAAGCTCTGGCGTGGGCACATGCCGGAGATCGACGGCGGCTGGGCGTTCTGGAAGGGCCTGCTCTCGAACCTGCTCAACCCGCTGAGCTGGACGTTCTGGCTGGCCACCGGCACGCCGACGATGCTGGCCGCGCAGCACTCCGGCGGCTGGCCGGGGCTGCTGCTGTTCACCGTGGTCTGGTTCGTGACGGCGTCGGGCCTGGAAGGCGTGCTGGCCTTCGCGGTGTCGCGCTCGGGACGGCGTATCGGACACCGCGGCCAGGCCGGGTTGTCGGCCGCGTCGGCGGCGTTGTTCCTCGGCCTGGCCGGCTTCCTGCTGGTGCGGGTCTGA
- a CDS encoding antibiotic biosynthesis monooxygenase gives MLLVCRFEVPEAEAAEFTATARHALELLTAQRGCRTGRLGRATDAADRWVLVVEFDSVVAYRRAMSPFPVREVVVPLLSRALADEPAAFELTVSAADGHADEHVSLLAGDAGTVRLGEAAGPAEPR, from the coding sequence GTGCTGCTGGTCTGCCGGTTCGAGGTGCCCGAGGCCGAGGCGGCCGAGTTCACCGCCACTGCCCGTCACGCCCTCGAGCTGCTCACCGCACAGCGCGGCTGCCGCACCGGCCGGCTCGGCCGGGCGACCGACGCAGCGGACCGCTGGGTCCTGGTCGTCGAGTTCGACTCGGTGGTCGCCTACCGGCGGGCCATGTCGCCGTTCCCGGTCCGCGAGGTCGTGGTCCCGCTGCTGTCCCGTGCCTTGGCCGACGAGCCGGCCGCCTTCGAGCTGACGGTCTCGGCCGCCGACGGCCACGCCGACGAGCATGTGAGCCTGTTGGCCGGCGACGCCGGCACGGTCCGGCTCGGCGAAGCGGCTGGGCCGGCCGAACCCCGCTGA
- a CDS encoding RDD family protein: MGAGGGLDYIQLPGVGSVRLASMGQRFLARVIDAIIVGIPFFILYFVLGSVFAASASTIQVDPETGQIVSGGAFLGGSFIIFLIAPLIFLVLQILYEVSMIATRGATLGKQVAGVKVIREFDGQLPGWGGAFTRWAVMVAPVIVPCLGSLWVLLCELSPFFDNQGRRQGWHDKAAKTIVTATK; this comes from the coding sequence ATGGGCGCCGGTGGCGGCCTCGACTACATCCAGCTGCCCGGCGTCGGCTCCGTCCGGCTGGCCTCGATGGGCCAGCGGTTCCTGGCTCGCGTGATCGACGCGATCATCGTCGGCATCCCGTTCTTCATCCTGTACTTCGTGCTCGGCTCGGTCTTCGCCGCCTCGGCCAGCACGATCCAGGTCGACCCGGAGACCGGCCAGATCGTCAGCGGCGGGGCCTTCCTCGGCGGCAGCTTCATCATCTTCCTGATCGCGCCGTTGATCTTCCTCGTGCTGCAGATCCTGTACGAGGTCTCGATGATCGCCACCCGCGGCGCGACCCTGGGCAAGCAGGTCGCCGGGGTCAAGGTCATCCGCGAGTTCGACGGCCAGCTGCCCGGCTGGGGCGGCGCGTTCACCCGCTGGGCCGTGATGGTCGCGCCGGTCATCGTGCCGTGCCTGGGCAGCCTGTGGGTGCTGCTGTGCGAGCTGTCGCCGTTCTTCGACAACCAGGGCCGCCGCCAGGGCTGGCACGACAAGGCGGCCAAGACGATCGTGACCGCCACCAAGTGA
- a CDS encoding GNAT family N-acetyltransferase has translation MVVAERQPTGRTTLILRQAEPGDRKAVHDICVETATQRDLDDVDLIGYIFADPYFVLAPELCFVIEDSDGVAGFTVGAVDTVDFYRRWREEYTPLFADRYPKPTQETSRYESLVLSLHNPERFLPAAAADYPSHLHINLDARARRQGWGTKLLAALFDVQRAAGSPGVHLTTSQSNTRAIAFYHTLGFEILEQPGDGTVMGLRFDGSGRMEASPSRS, from the coding sequence ATGGTGGTGGCGGAACGTCAACCAACGGGGAGAACCACCTTGATCCTGCGGCAGGCTGAGCCAGGCGACCGCAAGGCCGTGCACGACATCTGCGTGGAGACCGCCACGCAGCGTGACCTCGACGACGTGGACCTGATCGGCTACATCTTCGCCGACCCGTACTTCGTGTTGGCGCCCGAGCTGTGCTTCGTCATCGAGGACTCCGACGGCGTCGCCGGCTTCACCGTCGGCGCGGTGGACACGGTGGACTTCTACCGGCGGTGGCGGGAGGAGTACACGCCCCTGTTTGCCGATCGGTATCCGAAGCCGACGCAGGAGACCAGCCGGTACGAGTCGCTCGTGCTGTCGCTGCACAACCCGGAACGCTTCCTGCCGGCCGCCGCCGCCGACTATCCGTCGCACCTGCACATCAACCTCGACGCCCGCGCCCGGCGGCAGGGCTGGGGCACGAAACTGCTGGCCGCGCTGTTCGACGTGCAGCGAGCCGCCGGGTCGCCCGGCGTGCATCTGACCACGTCGCAGAGCAACACCCGGGCCATCGCCTTCTACCACACTCTGGGCTTCGAGATCCTGGAACAGCCCGGCGACGGGACCGTGATGGGACTGCGCTTCGACGGTTCGGGCAGGATGGAGGCATCCCCGTCCCGATCGTGA
- a CDS encoding permease, translating to MTATEERLAVHPPRRRITSLEVLCVVLVLALVFQGQLVDALDLPALRTGATVFVAVCVQAMPFLVLGTLISGAIAAFLPAEALRRVLPRRSAFAVPVAGLAGVALPGCECASVPVARRLMQQGVAPSVALAFLLAAPAVNPVVLVATAVAFPGRPEMVLARFAGSLLTAVVTGWLWARFGKASWIAARALERLPSGEGSRWAVFAETARHDLVEAGGFLVIGGLTAAALNVLVPSTLLESLSGQWVLGILVMALLAVVLAICSEADAFVAASLSALPLLPRLVFLVVGPAVDVKLIALQAGTFGKAFALRFAPLVFAVAVVCGTLAGLVLLGGVG from the coding sequence ATGACCGCCACCGAGGAGCGGCTCGCCGTCCACCCGCCGCGTCGGCGGATCACCTCGCTCGAGGTGTTGTGCGTCGTGCTCGTGCTGGCCCTGGTGTTCCAGGGCCAGCTGGTCGACGCCCTCGACCTCCCGGCGCTGCGGACCGGCGCGACCGTTTTTGTCGCGGTGTGCGTGCAGGCGATGCCGTTCCTCGTGCTCGGCACCCTGATCAGCGGGGCCATCGCGGCCTTCCTGCCGGCGGAAGCCCTGCGTCGGGTATTGCCGCGGCGGTCGGCGTTTGCGGTGCCGGTTGCGGGACTGGCAGGCGTCGCGCTGCCGGGCTGCGAGTGTGCTTCGGTGCCGGTGGCCCGGCGGCTTATGCAGCAGGGCGTTGCCCCCTCTGTGGCCCTGGCCTTCCTGTTGGCCGCGCCGGCCGTGAACCCTGTCGTGCTGGTCGCGACGGCGGTCGCCTTCCCCGGCCGGCCGGAGATGGTGCTGGCCCGTTTTGCCGGCTCTCTGTTGACGGCCGTGGTCACGGGCTGGCTGTGGGCGCGCTTCGGGAAGGCGTCGTGGATCGCCGCGCGGGCCCTGGAGCGACTTCCTTCCGGCGAAGGCTCCCGGTGGGCGGTCTTCGCCGAGACCGCGCGGCACGACCTGGTCGAGGCCGGCGGCTTCCTCGTCATCGGCGGCCTCACCGCCGCCGCGCTGAACGTGCTCGTGCCGTCCACCCTGCTGGAATCCCTTTCCGGGCAATGGGTTCTCGGCATCCTCGTGATGGCCCTGCTCGCCGTCGTGCTGGCCATCTGCAGCGAGGCCGACGCCTTCGTCGCCGCCTCACTGTCCGCCCTGCCGCTGTTGCCCCGCTTGGTGTTCCTCGTCGTCGGTCCCGCTGTGGACGTCAAGCTCATCGCCTTGCAGGCCGGCACCTTCGGCAAGGCCTTCGCCCTTCGTTTCGCCCCGCTCGTCTTCGCCGTCGCCGTGGTGTGCGGCACGCTCGCCGGCCTCGTCCTGTTGGGAGGCGTCGGATGA
- a CDS encoding cytidine deaminase, whose product MPELDPEDAKIVTLARSARARTGAAEGAAVRDTDGRTYAACTVSLPSLKLTALQAAVAAAVASGAPGLEAAAVVTEAGKVDDDSHAAVRDLTPSAHVLLANPAGTVLDTLR is encoded by the coding sequence GTGCCTGAACTGGACCCCGAGGACGCCAAGATCGTGACCCTGGCCCGGTCGGCCCGGGCCCGTACCGGCGCCGCCGAGGGCGCCGCGGTCCGCGACACCGACGGCCGTACCTACGCCGCGTGCACGGTGTCGCTGCCGTCTCTGAAGTTGACCGCTCTCCAGGCCGCCGTCGCCGCGGCCGTGGCCAGCGGCGCGCCCGGCCTGGAGGCGGCGGCCGTCGTCACCGAGGCCGGCAAGGTCGACGACGACTCCCATGCCGCCGTCCGCGACCTCACCCCGTCAGCCCACGTCCTCCTGGCCAACCCGGCCGGCACCGTCCTCGACACCCTCCGCTGA
- a CDS encoding isoprenyl transferase, producing the protein MLRRQLRGRNDPTVRPPDPHSSGARPPQIPLEFVPKHVALVMDGNGRWANQRGLSRVEGHKRGEAVVLDVAKGAIELGVKWISLYAFSTENWKRSPDEVKFLMNFNRDVIHRRTDELDEMGVRIRWAGRKPKLWPSVVNELQKAEERTRNNDVLNLTMCVNYGGRAEIGDAAREVARLVAAGKLNPDKVDERTLAKHLYHADMPDVDLFIRPSGEQRISNFMLWQSAYAELVFQDILWPDFDRRDLWAACEAYARRDRRFGGAEDAPTEDLQEATR; encoded by the coding sequence ATGCTGCGTAGGCAGCTGCGCGGACGCAACGACCCCACCGTGAGGCCGCCCGACCCGCACTCCAGTGGCGCGCGTCCGCCCCAGATCCCGCTGGAGTTCGTGCCCAAGCACGTGGCCCTGGTGATGGACGGCAACGGCCGCTGGGCCAATCAGCGCGGGTTGTCCCGGGTCGAGGGGCACAAGCGCGGCGAGGCCGTCGTGCTCGACGTGGCCAAGGGCGCGATCGAGCTCGGCGTGAAGTGGATCTCGCTGTACGCGTTCTCCACCGAGAACTGGAAGCGCAGCCCCGACGAGGTGAAGTTCCTGATGAACTTCAACCGGGACGTCATCCACCGGCGGACCGACGAGCTCGACGAGATGGGCGTGCGGATCCGGTGGGCCGGGCGCAAGCCGAAGCTGTGGCCCAGCGTGGTCAACGAGCTCCAGAAGGCCGAGGAGCGCACGCGCAACAACGACGTGCTCAACCTGACCATGTGCGTCAACTACGGCGGCCGGGCCGAGATCGGCGACGCCGCCCGCGAGGTCGCCCGGCTGGTCGCCGCGGGCAAGCTCAACCCCGACAAGGTCGACGAGCGCACCCTGGCCAAGCACCTCTACCACGCCGACATGCCCGACGTCGACCTGTTCATCCGGCCGTCCGGCGAGCAGCGCATCTCCAACTTCATGCTGTGGCAGTCCGCGTACGCCGAGCTCGTGTTCCAGGACATCTTGTGGCCCGACTTCGACCGGCGTGACCTCTGGGCCGCCTGCGAGGCGTATGCCCGACGGGACCGTCGTTTCGGCGGCGCCGAGGACGCTCCCACCGAGGACCTTCAGGAGGCCACCCGATGA
- a CDS encoding DUF2752 domain-containing protein, with protein sequence MTALVRLRVTPAVVAVTAAAGALLGTGIVSVPCWFHAMTGFDCPFCGGSQALGALLHGDVLGALRFNAFAVLVLLPAALVALVLLGRTELGLRIPSWPVRRSALIVLAVAAVAWWLVRDVAVPGLQV encoded by the coding sequence GTGACGGCTCTCGTTCGACTGCGGGTCACCCCGGCTGTCGTCGCCGTGACGGCGGCGGCCGGGGCCCTGCTCGGCACCGGGATCGTCAGCGTCCCGTGCTGGTTCCATGCCATGACCGGCTTCGACTGCCCGTTCTGCGGCGGCAGCCAGGCGCTGGGCGCGTTGCTGCACGGCGACGTGCTCGGCGCGCTGCGCTTCAACGCCTTCGCCGTGCTGGTGCTGCTGCCGGCCGCTCTGGTCGCCCTGGTTCTGCTCGGGCGTACTGAGCTGGGGCTGCGGATTCCGTCCTGGCCGGTCCGGCGCTCGGCCCTGATCGTGTTGGCGGTCGCCGCGGTGGCCTGGTGGCTGGTCCGCGACGTCGCGGTCCCCGGGCTCCAGGTCTGA
- a CDS encoding epoxide hydrolase family protein, translated as METFRIEVPDAELADLRDRLARVRWAPEPPGDDYGVSGADIRKLVEHWRDGFSWRDLEARLNAHPQFTTVIDGATVHFLHVRSPEPDALPLILTHGWPGSVAEYLDVIGPLTDPRAHGLDPAIAFHLVIPSLPGFGWSSPGPDAGWSPRRIAAAWATLMARLGYDRYGAAGNDWGSVISPEIGRTAPDSVVGVHVTQIFSGPEGDVPYYPPSVEPASVALLPPEEQALVAGLRHFQRTMASYHHVHAEQPQTLAYALTDSPVGLLAWNSQVMGGLDPDALLTHVAIHWLTRTAGTAPRIYLEDHRDPLPRVPTTVPLGLAQFPYDAQAIPTYVRRDHANIVSWHTYDRGGHYASQQAPDLWLKDIRQFFAQLRA; from the coding sequence ATGGAGACGTTTCGCATCGAGGTCCCCGACGCCGAGCTGGCCGACCTGCGTGACCGGCTAGCCCGGGTCCGCTGGGCTCCCGAGCCGCCCGGCGACGATTACGGCGTCTCCGGCGCCGACATCCGCAAACTCGTCGAGCACTGGCGTGACGGCTTCTCTTGGCGGGACCTCGAGGCCCGGCTCAACGCCCATCCGCAGTTCACCACCGTCATCGACGGCGCCACCGTGCACTTCCTGCACGTCCGCTCGCCCGAACCCGACGCTCTGCCGCTGATCCTCACCCACGGCTGGCCCGGCTCCGTTGCCGAGTACCTCGACGTCATCGGTCCGCTCACCGATCCTCGGGCCCATGGCCTCGACCCCGCCATCGCCTTCCACCTGGTGATTCCCTCACTGCCCGGCTTCGGCTGGTCCAGCCCCGGCCCGGATGCCGGTTGGAGTCCTCGCCGCATCGCCGCCGCTTGGGCCACGCTCATGGCTCGCCTCGGCTACGACCGCTACGGCGCCGCCGGCAACGATTGGGGCTCCGTCATCTCACCCGAGATCGGCCGCACCGCCCCCGACTCCGTCGTCGGCGTGCATGTCACCCAGATCTTCTCCGGTCCCGAAGGCGATGTGCCCTACTACCCGCCTTCCGTCGAGCCCGCCAGCGTCGCCCTGCTGCCTCCCGAGGAGCAAGCCCTCGTCGCCGGGCTTCGCCACTTCCAGCGCACGATGGCCTCGTACCACCATGTGCACGCCGAGCAGCCCCAGACCCTCGCCTACGCCCTCACCGATTCCCCCGTCGGTCTCCTCGCTTGGAACAGCCAGGTCATGGGCGGTCTAGATCCCGATGCGCTGCTCACCCACGTCGCCATCCACTGGCTCACCCGCACCGCCGGCACCGCTCCTCGCATCTACCTGGAGGATCACCGCGACCCGCTGCCTCGCGTTCCCACCACCGTGCCCCTCGGCCTGGCCCAGTTCCCTTACGACGCCCAGGCCATCCCCACCTACGTCCGCCGCGACCACGCCAACATCGTTTCCTGGCACACCTACGACCGCGGCGGCCACTACGCCTCCCAACAAGCACCCGACTTGTGGCTCAAGGACATCAGGCAGTTCTTCGCCCAGCTCCGCGCCTGA
- a CDS encoding ArsR/SmtB family transcription factor, whose translation MPPVSPDAATPVPERPAAHAGGVTALAEAHVHAPRELGPTSAPRRTAGTLTAAGDLLRALAAPVRIAIVLQLREGERCVHELVDALAVAQPLISQHLRVLKSAGVVHGERHGREVMYRLVDEHLAHIVVDAVTHVEEGGSAVRGEQREEA comes from the coding sequence ATGCCCCCAGTGAGCCCGGACGCCGCGACCCCCGTCCCGGAGCGTCCGGCCGCCCATGCCGGGGGCGTGACCGCGCTGGCCGAGGCCCATGTGCATGCGCCGCGTGAGCTGGGCCCCACCTCCGCCCCGCGACGCACCGCCGGCACCCTGACCGCCGCCGGCGATCTGCTGCGAGCGCTGGCCGCTCCGGTGCGTATCGCCATCGTGCTTCAGCTGCGGGAGGGCGAGCGCTGCGTGCACGAGCTCGTGGACGCCCTGGCCGTGGCCCAGCCGTTGATCAGCCAGCACCTCCGGGTGCTCAAGTCGGCCGGCGTCGTGCACGGCGAGCGGCATGGCCGGGAGGTCATGTACCGACTGGTCGACGAGCACCTGGCGCACATCGTGGTGGACGCCGTCACCCACGTCGAGGAGGGCGGCTCGGCCGTCCGGGGCGAGCAGCGGGAGGAAGCGTGA
- a CDS encoding Fur family transcriptional regulator yields MTTSERPSATVPGLRATKQRAAVSKLLDQLDDFRSAQDLHEELRRRGEGIGLTTVYRTLQSLADAGEVDVLRTDSGEAIYRRCSSHHHHHLVCRVCGRTVEVEGPAVEKWADRIAAENGFSEVSHTVEIFGTCAGCTR; encoded by the coding sequence GTGACCACCAGCGAGCGCCCGTCGGCCACCGTGCCCGGGCTGCGGGCCACCAAGCAGCGGGCCGCCGTGTCCAAGCTGCTGGACCAGCTCGACGACTTCCGGTCCGCCCAAGACCTGCACGAGGAGCTGCGGCGGCGCGGCGAGGGCATCGGGCTGACCACCGTGTACCGGACCCTCCAGTCCCTCGCCGACGCCGGCGAGGTCGACGTGTTGCGCACCGACAGCGGCGAGGCCATCTACCGCCGCTGCTCCAGCCACCACCACCATCACCTGGTCTGCCGGGTCTGCGGCCGCACCGTCGAGGTCGAGGGGCCGGCGGTGGAGAAGTGGGCCGACCGCATCGCCGCCGAGAACGGCTTCAGCGAGGTCAGCCACACCGTGGAGATCTTCGGCACCTGCGCCGGCTGCACCCGCTGA
- the era gene encoding GTPase Era produces the protein MTSDSIPAGHRSGFACFVGRPNAGKSTLTNALVGAKVAITSSKPQTTRHTIRGVVHRPDAQLIIVDTPGLHRPRTLLGQRLNDLVMETWSEVDVVGLCVPADQKVGPGDKFIASELAKIAKRTPVIGIVTKTDLVSQQQVMEQLLALEKVMEFADLVPVSAQNGFQTDTLADLLVARLPEGPRLYPDGELTDEPEATLVAELIREAALEGVRDELPHSIAVVVEEMRPREGRDDLIDVHANLFVERTSQKAIILGHKGERLKQVGTTARRQIERLLGSRIYLDLHVKIAKDWQRDPKQLRRLGF, from the coding sequence ATGACCAGCGACAGCATCCCCGCCGGGCACCGCTCCGGGTTCGCCTGCTTCGTCGGCCGGCCCAACGCCGGCAAGTCGACGCTGACCAACGCGCTGGTCGGCGCCAAGGTGGCCATCACGTCCAGCAAGCCACAGACCACGCGGCACACCATCCGCGGCGTGGTGCACCGGCCGGACGCGCAGCTGATCATCGTGGACACGCCCGGCCTGCACCGCCCCCGCACGCTGCTCGGGCAGCGGCTCAACGACCTTGTCATGGAGACCTGGTCCGAGGTGGACGTGGTCGGCCTGTGCGTGCCGGCCGACCAGAAGGTGGGCCCCGGCGACAAGTTCATCGCCTCGGAGCTGGCCAAGATCGCCAAGCGGACGCCGGTGATCGGCATCGTCACCAAGACCGACCTGGTGTCCCAGCAGCAGGTGATGGAGCAGCTGCTGGCGCTGGAGAAGGTGATGGAGTTCGCCGACCTCGTGCCGGTCTCGGCGCAGAACGGCTTCCAGACCGACACGCTGGCCGACCTGCTGGTCGCCCGGCTGCCCGAGGGTCCTCGGCTGTACCCGGACGGCGAGCTGACCGACGAGCCCGAGGCCACCCTGGTGGCCGAGCTGATCCGGGAGGCCGCGCTGGAGGGCGTGCGCGACGAGCTGCCGCACTCCATCGCCGTGGTGGTCGAGGAGATGCGGCCCCGCGAGGGCCGCGACGACCTGATCGACGTGCACGCCAACCTGTTCGTGGAGCGGACCAGCCAGAAGGCGATCATCCTCGGCCACAAGGGCGAGCGGCTCAAGCAGGTCGGGACCACGGCCCGCCGGCAGATCGAGCGGCTGCTCGGCTCGCGGATCTACCTCGACCTGCACGTGAAGATCGCCAAGGACTGGCAGCGGGATCCCAAACAGCTCCGCCGTCTGGGCTTCTAG
- a CDS encoding YciI family protein, translating into MKYLVLIYSNPTSWAHPTFAHSEYYRSAVPAERDEMDTQFGDLMREMSESGELVSATPLAEPATTRVVTVRDGEMMTTDGPFVESKEQMAGYFVLDCADIDRAIELAARFPDARFGRVEVRPIME; encoded by the coding sequence GTGAAGTACCTGGTTCTGATCTACAGCAACCCGACCAGCTGGGCGCATCCCACGTTCGCGCACTCCGAGTACTACCGGTCCGCCGTGCCGGCCGAACGGGACGAGATGGACACCCAGTTCGGCGACCTGATGCGCGAGATGTCGGAGTCGGGTGAACTCGTCTCGGCCACGCCGCTCGCGGAGCCGGCAACGACGCGCGTGGTGACGGTGCGGGACGGCGAGATGATGACCACCGACGGCCCCTTCGTGGAGTCCAAGGAGCAGATGGCCGGCTACTTCGTGCTCGACTGCGCCGACATCGACCGTGCGATCGAGCTCGCGGCGCGCTTTCCGGACGCCCGCTTCGGACGGGTCGAGGTGCGGCCGATCATGGAGTGA
- a CDS encoding TIGR03943 family putative permease subunit translates to MRRETQNILLVLLGGALLKIALNGTYLNYVKPGLQPWLIVSGTVMVVLAGVAIATDILKARRAAHASEIASTDSDLASSGAAAGVAVAEHDHPRGDLVLASGHAHDDGHGHSHGAARSAWMLLMPVLAIFLIAPPALGADSVNRAGGRTVASEQRQDQVIKTKFPPLPAGAVVPMRMADVATRAAWDATNSLNGRTLELTGFVVHDAAGVYVARLVITCCAADAMPVKARLVGVEGLADDQWITVTGQVRPDSAVQADNYVPVFDTATVKKIGTPSDPYEY, encoded by the coding sequence ATGAGGCGCGAGACCCAGAACATCCTGCTGGTGCTGCTCGGCGGTGCCCTGCTCAAGATCGCCCTGAACGGCACCTACCTGAACTACGTCAAGCCGGGCCTCCAGCCCTGGCTCATCGTGTCCGGCACGGTCATGGTCGTACTGGCCGGAGTCGCCATCGCCACCGACATCCTCAAGGCCCGCCGCGCCGCCCACGCCTCAGAAATCGCTTCCACCGACTCCGACCTCGCCAGTTCCGGTGCGGCCGCCGGCGTCGCCGTGGCCGAGCACGACCATCCCCGCGGCGACCTCGTCCTCGCCTCTGGCCACGCCCACGACGACGGCCATGGCCACTCGCACGGTGCCGCCCGCAGCGCGTGGATGTTGCTGATGCCGGTGCTGGCGATCTTCCTCATCGCCCCGCCCGCGCTCGGTGCCGACTCGGTCAACCGGGCCGGTGGTCGGACGGTGGCCAGCGAGCAGCGGCAGGACCAGGTGATCAAGACCAAGTTCCCGCCGCTGCCGGCCGGGGCCGTGGTGCCGATGCGGATGGCCGACGTCGCGACCCGCGCCGCGTGGGACGCCACCAACTCGCTCAACGGTCGCACGCTGGAGCTGACCGGCTTCGTCGTCCACGACGCCGCCGGCGTCTACGTGGCGCGGCTAGTGATCACCTGCTGCGCCGCCGACGCCATGCCGGTCAAGGCCCGCCTGGTCGGCGTCGAGGGCCTCGCCGATGACCAGTGGATCACCGTCACCGGGCAGGTGCGCCCCGACTCGGCCGTGCAGGCCGACAACTACGTGCCGGTGTTCGACACCGCCACCGTCAAGAAGATCGGCACGCCGAGCGATCCGTACGAGTACTGA
- a CDS encoding hemolysin family protein: MLLCAIALVLLAGTFGGADAALGTVSRARVEELVRQRRAGARQLQLLIEDRPRHINLLLLLRLGCELSATVLITAFCLQAVTPVWLALLVAGVAMVVVSYVLIGVGPRTVGRQHPYGVMLLAAGPVRVLGRVLGPLSRLLILVGNAITPGRGFREGPFSTEVELRELVDLAGERGVVDEDEREMIHSVFELGDTIAREVMVPRTEIIWIELTKSVRQALALSLRTGYSRLPVIGESVDDVVGVVNIKDLARASVEGGAQSVKDLMRPASFVPDTKRLDDLLRQMQVTHNHMAIAVDEYGGTAGLLTIEDILEEIVGEITDEYDQDERPPVEQLDEDSYRVSARLAVEDLAELFDVELDDSDVETVGGLLAQRLGRVPLPGAEAEIEGLRLRAEGGKDNRGRVRITTVVVRRGERERNSERERNGERA, translated from the coding sequence ATGCTGCTGTGCGCGATCGCGCTGGTGCTGCTGGCCGGCACGTTCGGTGGCGCCGACGCGGCGCTGGGCACGGTGTCGCGGGCCCGGGTCGAGGAGCTGGTGCGCCAGCGGCGGGCCGGCGCCCGCCAGCTCCAGCTGCTGATCGAGGACCGGCCGCGGCACATCAACCTGCTGTTGCTGCTCCGGCTGGGCTGCGAGCTGTCGGCGACCGTGCTGATCACCGCGTTCTGCCTACAGGCGGTCACGCCGGTGTGGCTGGCGCTGCTGGTCGCCGGCGTGGCCATGGTCGTCGTCTCGTACGTGCTCATCGGCGTCGGTCCGCGCACGGTCGGCCGTCAGCACCCGTACGGCGTGATGCTGCTGGCCGCCGGCCCGGTGCGGGTGCTGGGCCGGGTGCTCGGCCCGCTGAGTCGGCTGCTGATCCTGGTCGGTAACGCCATCACGCCCGGTCGCGGCTTCCGCGAGGGCCCGTTCTCGACCGAAGTCGAGCTGCGCGAGCTGGTCGACCTGGCCGGCGAGCGCGGCGTGGTCGACGAGGACGAGCGGGAGATGATCCACTCCGTCTTCGAGCTGGGCGACACCATCGCCCGCGAGGTGATGGTGCCGCGCACCGAGATCATCTGGATCGAGCTGACCAAGTCGGTGCGCCAGGCGCTGGCGCTGTCCCTGCGCACCGGCTACAGCCGGCTGCCGGTGATCGGCGAGAGCGTGGACGACGTGGTCGGCGTGGTCAACATCAAGGACCTGGCCCGGGCCTCGGTCGAGGGCGGGGCCCAGTCGGTCAAGGACCTGATGCGGCCGGCCAGCTTCGTGCCCGACACCAAGCGGCTGGACGACCTGCTGCGGCAGATGCAGGTCACGCACAACCACATGGCCATCGCCGTCGACGAGTACGGCGGCACCGCCGGCCTGCTCACCATCGAGGACATCCTCGAGGAGATCGTCGGCGAGATCACCGACGAGTACGACCAGGACGAGCGGCCGCCGGTCGAGCAGCTCGACGAGGACAGCTACCGGGTCAGCGCCCGGCTGGCCGTCGAGGACCTGGCCGAGCTGTTCGACGTGGAGCTGGACGACTCAGACGTGGAGACCGTCGGCGGGCTGCTGGCCCAGCGGCTGGGCCGGGTGCCGCTGCCCGGCGCCGAGGCCGAGATCGAGGGTCTGCGGCTGCGGGCCGAGGGCGGCAAGGACAACAGGGGCCGGGTGCGCATCACGACCGTGGTGGTGCGCCGTGGGGAGCGCGAGAGGAACAGCGAACGTGAGAGGAACGGCGAGCGTGCCTGA